GGGAGGGAGGGGGCTGAGTTGGGGACACCAATATTTAGGGGAGACTATAGGAGAGCTGTTGCAGCAAtattttttcttctttctccccttGTTTGATATAGGGGTGGTTATAGGGGTGCTGCTGGACTTGCTCTTAGACAAGCAGGATGGCTCCTCCCGGATCCATTTTTAGTCATGTGAACATTGATAAACAATACTCCATTCGTGCTCCACGAGTCTGTAACCGAACCACAAGTTTCCTTCGTTCCGAACACCTCAGGTGTTCTAAATCCTCCAATTTAGAGGTATGTAGGATACACTATGAGATTCATTCTATTTCTATACATTTTCCGTTTACTGTATTTTGGGTCCTCTGTTCCGATCAGGCCCTAAGCTATGTCACTCCATTGAATATTAAATCATTCCAAAGTCTCCAAATGGACCATAACACAGCAACAAAAATGGTGTTTAAAGCATAGTTTTTTTCATTTGCAATCCAAAAATGGGAAAAAGTATCTAATTATTTCCTAGTTCCTAACTTCCTATTGGTCTGCCAAAGAAACTAATTATCTTTTGTCATATATTCTTAGCAACAATAGAATTAACGAATAAGTTGTCTATGGTTTATTTTCAAGAACACAAGACACATTCTTCTGGTCTTTTGATATTCCTTTTCTTCAGATTGTCTCTGGTCATGATTTTATTATGCATAACCAGCCAAAGGAAGATATGGTAAGTCTTAAGGCAATGTCATGCTTGTAAACCACGACAATTCACCGGTAAAATTCTACATCAGCACAGAGAAAAGATACACATTATCAAACGTTAGTGGAAAGTAATGTTACTACAAATAACTCCACAGAATCATTCTTTATGTACATGGCGCGGCATCGTTTCGTGCAGTCTCGTCAGCTCTTCCACCCTCTGGAGCAGCTCCTCCACCTGGACCGACATCGCCTCAGCCACCTCCTCCATCTTGCCTCTGTTAAGGTCCAGGAACGATTCAATCAGGTCACCGTCCAGGAAGTTGTGGGCATCCAACGTCTTCTTGCCATTGTAGAACGACCGCCACTGCTCGTGGCTGAGGCTGCCGACGCCCTTTATGAACTTCACCAGGGTCGCCTGGAGCTTCTCGAGGAACACATACTGGTCATGGGGCAGGGAGGCGATGATGCCAATGACCCCGTTTATTGTGCTGAAGATGACCGTGGGGATCTGGCCCATCTCAGAGTCTGGGAGATGCATCACAAGTGAACCGTGGCAGAACCTGTTCACAAACTCTCCAAGGTGGTACTCCCCGACAACCTGAAGCCTGCCCCTCTCTTCATCTGTGGCCGCATCACTGTTCTTACGGACAGTGAAGAGGTTATAGCTATTCTCTGCACCGATGTAGATATCATCATCGATCATCTCAACCGCAGTCATCCAGTTTGGGTTGTAATCCCTAGCAAGCTCTTCCATTGCACTCTCCTCATGCTGCTCAGAAgtaaaagaagaagaaaattaGTGGGCATGTGCATTAGATGCCAAGCATACAAGTAAACAGCCAATACTTACTTTGTATACAAGCAAGGATATCGATTTCATCAGGTCTCCAACGACAATGAAATTGCCACGGGTTTGGGTATACAAGGCCAGTATGTGTCCATGATAGCTGCACTCAGATTGCAGCTCATGCAAACCATCCTCCCGTGTCATCCACTTATATAATTGCACCTTCTGATTGATAGCTGCCAACAGTTTCCCATTGAATGCATTTAGAGAATAGACAGCTCCTTTTGTTTCTTTTTCTACAATTAATTGCAACCTTCCATCTTCAACTGCAAATACGAGGATCCGGCCCTGCACCAAGATGCATAGGCACAGAAGTACAATGTGCAGGAAATATTAATGAAGACATAATCACTGAAACAATAAGCTCCAAGAGGAAGTAAACTGAACGAGTATTGAAAAGAAAAAACAGACCATTAAGGAAACTCCTCACATAATTACCTTTGCTGGTTCGTACTCATCAGGTAAAATGTATGATGTTCCCACACAATAATAGAATTTATTATCATCTGAGAATGAGCAGCTAATCATGGAGCAACCGCATTCATATTGATCAAGTGGATGTGTAAACAGAAACTCGAAAGTTTGATGATCCAACAGACGAATAAAATGTGCCTCGCTTTGCTCCCCACTGTCTAAGTATTTGGAAGTGCAGACCGCCAGTGTACTGGACTGTTCCTGGTGGCAAATACGCTTTGGTTGTTCATTCAACGGTATCGTGCGGAGCTTCTGGTTTTGGATATAGCCCATAGTTCCAATAGAAAATTCACTTTGTTTAGCAATTGCAAGGCTGTGATATACACCGAACAAAAGTAACTTAGAAGCACATATACGGATATAAGATAATAGTACAGCTTCCAAGTACATGCTGGCAAGAAACTACTGGAATGAAATATGAGGACCATGTGAGAAGCCCGTAGTATAAGTAGAACAGCACTAGCAAAAATTATGCTTCAATTAGCATATTAGAAGACACTATCAAGTCAGCGATAATCTACTCAAAAAAAAATTATGGTGTAATATGTAAGAAACTAGCGCAGTGAATGTTAACGACAGTGTTGGCATGTATGCGTTGAGTACAAAGGGAGGTTACTTGACAATATTGAGTCAGATGAGAAAACGAGTACGGAATAAATAGCTCTATTGGACGGATATGTCAGGTTCATTCCTACTTGTAAACAAAAGCTGATACAGGTATACCACGCATTAAACTGCGGaactaaataaacaagtcattctgTGTGAGAAAGATAGTAACCTGTCGGGAAAAGAGGCTGTATTGAAAGGGCACATATGATTAACTCCTTTCAAATTGACATTGCTATACAGCAGCTTCTTACTGCTGCTATAGATAACAGTCAGTCTATCAGATGAAGCAAACACATGAGCTGTACCCTTCGATGAGAATGTACGAAGGGTAATTGGTTGGGTACCAAGAGAAACCTTCTTTCTATCAGTTAGTTCACCTGTACTTGCATTTAAAAGAAAACTGAACAGGTGGCCATCTCCAAGAGCACAAAGCAAATACGAAACCTGAAAAGACAAGCAGCAAGCATAAGCCACTTATATTAGCACTCTTTTAATTTAATGAAAAGTGAGGTCAGCAACATACCCTTTCCAAGGTGCATAGCAGAACAGACCGAGGAACTGTTTCTCCACCTAAATTCTCCTTCCTGATTAATTTAAGGTCAGGAAGTGAATATATACTAACACTTATATCAGTCCATAACCCAATAGCAGCTAGAGAACTATACTGTGGGTTCTCGCCGACTGGGTTCAAATCAACACAGGAGACGTCATGTTCTAGCTGTGCATGTTTCACTTCAACCAGCTTAGCATCCCTAATCTCTAGGTAAATAACATGACCACCACCGATTGCCAACAGGACCTGCAATACAGATAATGTGTATTTGAAGTCAGAACAGAAAGCTAACTAGCGAAGTATCAAATTCATTTGTATTTAGGATTGTCAAGCACAGAGTATGTTGGCGTGCATCTACAAGTCCACTAAGACTTACAAGCAAGTACCCTAAAGTCCAGACACAAGAGGCTGaaatgaaacacacatgcattgtTTTGTAGGTAAAAGGTAAAAACATGTCACAATGCATACACTTACAAAAATGGTCAACTATATGGATTCAAAGTTTTTGGAGTCAGGAAACAAAGTTAGCAATAAACAAAATGGGTATGACGGTATATAAAATTGCAAGTACAAATATGAAGACAGAATTGAAAGGCATACGAATAAGGAACAGTTACTGAAAGTGAAAGGACATATCAACAGTATCAATCAATAGGACAGCTGATAAGTTACATCTCATCTCTTGCTTATGATTCTCCTCTCTAAACCACTTCTTGGGTTTGCTCAGTTTGTATTTGCCAGACTATGCATGTTCCATGTGTATATTGATGAGAAATTCAAACATGAATACAGGCTACAGGAAAGTTGTTTCCCTCACATACATGTTTTACTAAGCTGGTCGTCATTGGGATTAACTCATTTCTTACTAGAAGCGCTATAATATTTGCCCAAAGAAAAAGAGGGGAACCCACAAAGATACCCACCTGGGTGGCATTAGCTGATGCAACATTGACTGAAAATCCTTCTGGTGCATTCCATTGATCCACTAGCTCCCGGGAAGTGCAACTGACTAACCGAACAGAATTAGCAGTAATCTGACATTAAAAATAGGTGATAAGATATTAATATTTCTTAAAACAGTAGGCGTGCAGCATAGTCGTGCAACCTTTTTAAATGATGAACAGAAACCTGATGCTACAACTTGCCACAAAATATGGCTCGAGAATATGTTCGATTGTTGTCCAAATTAGCGATACCGAAGAAAGTGGTCACCTATAAAAAAGATTATCTTGCTTGGTTTTGTTGCCAAAATGTTGGCTGCCCATGAAAATTCACCCATCCCTCTCACGGATGCCTACCAACTGATTTGCAACAAGGTGCATGAATCTTTGACCAAAAGATGTCAATTCGTGCCCATATTTGGTACGTATGCATTGGGCACCAACAAAACACACACTAAATACCATTATAATAGTCCACAATAATTCCATTCTTTACTCAGGGTTCATCCATTTCCATATAGTGTTTCATTTAGCTTTCCTAACCCACCATATCTACTTTTACTGGGATACTCCGTTTATGGCTTATGAAGCAAGGAAAACAAACCAAATGGTTAGAAAAATACCTGTATAAGCAGATCACTGATGCCATTTTGGCAAAACAAAGTCTGGGTTTGTGCATCAAAGCCTTCTATCTCCGTTTCTTCTAATACACCTTCGATGTTCATAGCCATGAATCGTGTCTCGCTTATAAAGCTCACCACCAGGTACATGTCGTACGGATCACTGAAGGAAGATTTCAATGACCATAATCCACTGATTCCTTGCAGCTCTACTGAAGCCTAATTGAGGAGAGAAGATATACAACTTAACTTCCTATTTGTGAAGTTTGGCTAGTAACTTCCTAGCAAGAAAATGGTCACCTTTAATTCAATACCTGCTCGTTAATCCCAATACCATTACGAATCACCCGAATTGATCCATCTTTAAATGCTCCTGAACAAGTGACCACCTGACCTTGCCCCTGCCTATCAAGGTCAACCACACAGAAGTCCACAATGGGTCCAAGATTCGCATATCGTTCAAGAACTTCAACAAACGAACCAGTTGCATCAGGTAGGAGATTCAGCTTTACGAGCTGTCAAGACCAATGAATATTTCAGTGCAGGTATCATTAAAATAACAACAGAGAGATGAATGGAAGTTTTGTATTTTCCCGTAAGTGCGCACATTTTATTGCACATGCGTACATGCTTTTGTGTCGAAGCAGTACCTAATTAGTTGCTACTGGTTTTCCTTTTTTAGTTTTTCCTGATTTCCCTTCCTTTCCTTTTTGTTAAGTGGAGCTGAGAGTAACTTGATTTCCAAGCAATTTAACATAAGTACAAGTAGAAGTTGCCAATGGAGATGCAAGAATATTTATCTGAATGGACGGTTAAATAGCTACATGTTATTGAATTGCTACATGGTACCAatatgtaagttgttctatgtagCATGGAATAGGAAGCAATAGTGGTAGCTTGTAACATAATCTGCTATTGACCCACCTGTGAATCACCAAATCGAGAACCAACATAGACAACACCATTATGAAGATACGATATTGACGATGCAATTGAAGTCTCTCCCAAGTGCTCAATTTTTAAACCAGTTACCCTAGAACGTAAGGAATACACGAGAACAGAAAATATGTAAGTAGTAGATCAAGATTCTGTTAGTTGCGAAATGGTACATGGTAAggtacctttcttcttcttgggtAAGCACAAGTAAATGCAAAGTGCCTGTATTATCACCAAGTAAATAGCGGGGACCATCTGGGTCAACCCGTCCGTAAGCTCTTATGATGGACTGAGCAAGATATGGAAGATAATTACAGCATGTCAAAATACACACCATGTAATTGACTCAACAAGAATACAACTAATATAAGAAGAAGTATTACTTGTTTGATGGGCAAAGCTTTGAATGCAGAATTGCCATTGCAGTAAACTATTGTCTCCTCACCAATAATTATAACACCACCAAGTGGAGCCAGTACAGGTATTAAAAGACCAGCACCATTGTCCAAATTGTTCTGTGACCAAGGACCCTCAACGAAGTCTTTGTCCTTCAGTGCAATTTCATATGTCTTAACATGCCTTGCATCGCTGTTATCCTGACATATAGCATGGAAAATGCAACTGATCAAGATCTGTTACTATTTTATCAATGGCCAAGTTATTTGTAGCATAATCAGTAAAGTAGGAACCCTAAGGTTGGGCGGGTAGCAATAAGGAGAGGGTGCCTTCAGTCAGTGTTCAGAAGACAAAAAAATATATTGTTACATCAACGGCACAGCTTGATGTTAAAAGTAAAAAATCAGTACATATGTACTACAGGGATGACTCAAGATTTCACAACAATCAACAAGTATAAGAACCATGCAGATCATGTTAGACTTTAGAGTATGGCTGCAAAGATAATCAAGTAACTATCCCAGCAGTATTGATTATTGAACTGTGTTGCCGAGTCGAAAGTAGAATCACAAGAGCAATATCATATAGTGCAGATGATATAGCGAGAACACATATTGTGAATTGTTAAATCAAAACTAAATCGTTGGACAACATAGCCACAAATCTCGAGAATTAATCTTATGAACATCCCTGAGTAACTTATTACATACAGCCTATAAGAAGTTAAGCACCTGCAAGTTGTGAACAGACTACACTTTAAAAGTAAATACAGAAACAGCAAGGATTACAGGTGTAAACCAAACATTTGCTCCAGTTGAGAATAATGGCAAACCTTAAATAGAGGAAGTCATATTCATCATTAGAGTAGTGATTCATGATTGATGTAGTTCAATACTTTGCAACGCTGGATTTTGACATTGATAGTATAAAGTGTGTAAGAACTAAGAAGAAGCTTGAGCAAACCTGGTAGAGGACAACTATTGTAGGTTTGACACAGCCATACAGAAACTTGATGTCCAATACTGGAAGCTCTTCTAGTCTGGCATAAGTAAGCAAAAGCATCTAAGTTAATAGGGTCAAATATTTTAATGAATATTATTCCTCATGAAACATTAACTCTATCGTGAACTTCTAGCAACAACTGTTCTATAAGCCTGACAGTAGCTAT
This Lolium perenne isolate Kyuss_39 chromosome 1, Kyuss_2.0, whole genome shotgun sequence DNA region includes the following protein-coding sequences:
- the LOC127327540 gene encoding DNA damage-binding protein 1 isoform X2 encodes the protein MSKWNYVVTAHKPTSVSHSCVGNFTGPHQLNLIVAKCTRIEIHLLTPQGLQPMLDAPIYGRIATIELFRPHNETQDFIFIATERCKFCVLKWDGEKSELLTISMGDVSDPLGCPTDNGQIGIVDPDCRLIGLHLYYGLFKVILFDNKGLLMEAFDIRLEELPVLDIKFLYGCVKPTIVVLYQDNSDARHVKTYEIALKDKDFVEGPWSQNNLDNGAGLLIPVLAPLGGVIIIGEETIVYCNGNSAFKALPIKQSIIRAYGRVDPDGPRYLLGDNTGTLHLLVLTQEEERVTGLKIEHLGETSIASSISYLHNGVVYVGSRFGDSQLVKLNLLPDATGSFVEVLERYANLGPIVDFCVVDLDRQGQGQVVTCSGAFKDGSIRVIRNGIGINEQASVELQGISGLWSLKSSFSDPYDMYLVVSFISETRFMAMNIEGVLEETEIEGFDAQTQTLFCQNGISDLLIQITANSVRLVSCTSRELVDQWNAPEGFSVNVASANATQVLLAIGGGHVIYLEIRDAKLVEVKHAQLEHDVSCVDLNPVGENPQKENLGGETVPRSVLLCTLERVSYLLCALGDGHLFSFLLNASTGELTDRKKVSLGTQPITLRTFSSKGTAHVFASSDRLTVIYSSSKKLLYSNVNLKGVNHMCPFNTASFPDSLAIAKQSEFSIGTMGYIQNQKLRTIPLNEQPKRICHQEQSSTLAVCTSKYLDSGEQSEAHFIRLLDHQTFEFLFTHPLDQYECGCSMISCSFSDDNKFYYCVGTSYILPDEYEPAKGRILVFAVEDGRLQLIVEKETKGAVYSLNAFNGKLLAAINQKVQLYKWMTREDGLHELQSECSYHGHILALYTQTRGNFIVVGDLMKSISLLVYKHEESAMEELARDYNPNWMTAVEMIDDDIYIGAENSYNLFTVRKNSDAATDEERGRLQVVGEYHLGEFVNRFCHGSLVMHLPDSEMGQIPTVIFSTINGVIGIIASLPHDQYVFLEKLQATLVKFIKGVGSLSHEQWRSFYNGKKTLDAHNFLDGDLIESFLDLNRGKMEEVAEAMSVQVEELLQRVEELTRLHETMPRHVHKE
- the LOC127327540 gene encoding DNA damage-binding protein 1 isoform X1, encoding MSKWNYVVTAHKPTSVSHSCVGNFTGPHQLNLIVAKCTRIEIHLLTPQGLQPMLDAPIYGRIATIELFRPHNETQDFIFIATERCKFCVLKWDGEKSELLTISMGDVSDPLGCPTDNGQIGIVDPDCRLIGLHLYYGLFKVILFDNKGLLMEAFDIRLEELPVLDIKFLYGCVKPTIVVLYQDNSDARHVKTYEIALKDKDFVEGPWSQNNLDNGAGLLIPVLAPLGGVIIIGEETIVYCNGNSAFKALPIKQSIIRAYGRVDPDGPRYLLGDNTGTLHLLVLTQEEERVTGLKIEHLGETSIASSISYLHNGVVYVGSRFGDSQLVKLNLLPDATGSFVEVLERYANLGPIVDFCVVDLDRQGQGQVVTCSGAFKDGSIRVIRNGIGINEQASVELQGISGLWSLKSSFSDPYDMYLVVSFISETRFMAMNIEGVLEETEIEGFDAQTQTLFCQNGISDLLIQITANSVRLVSCTSRELVDQWNAPEGFSVNVASANATQVLLAIGGGHVIYLEIRDAKLVEVKHAQLEHDVSCVDLNPVGENPQYSSLAAIGLWTDISVSIYSLPDLKLIRKENLGGETVPRSVLLCTLERVSYLLCALGDGHLFSFLLNASTGELTDRKKVSLGTQPITLRTFSSKGTAHVFASSDRLTVIYSSSKKLLYSNVNLKGVNHMCPFNTASFPDSLAIAKQSEFSIGTMGYIQNQKLRTIPLNEQPKRICHQEQSSTLAVCTSKYLDSGEQSEAHFIRLLDHQTFEFLFTHPLDQYECGCSMISCSFSDDNKFYYCVGTSYILPDEYEPAKGRILVFAVEDGRLQLIVEKETKGAVYSLNAFNGKLLAAINQKVQLYKWMTREDGLHELQSECSYHGHILALYTQTRGNFIVVGDLMKSISLLVYKHEESAMEELARDYNPNWMTAVEMIDDDIYIGAENSYNLFTVRKNSDAATDEERGRLQVVGEYHLGEFVNRFCHGSLVMHLPDSEMGQIPTVIFSTINGVIGIIASLPHDQYVFLEKLQATLVKFIKGVGSLSHEQWRSFYNGKKTLDAHNFLDGDLIESFLDLNRGKMEEVAEAMSVQVEELLQRVEELTRLHETMPRHVHKE
- the LOC127327540 gene encoding DNA damage-binding protein 1 isoform X3 — protein: MGDVSDPLGCPTDNGQIGIVDPDCRLIGLHLYYGLFKVILFDNKGLLMEAFDIRLEELPVLDIKFLYGCVKPTIVVLYQDNSDARHVKTYEIALKDKDFVEGPWSQNNLDNGAGLLIPVLAPLGGVIIIGEETIVYCNGNSAFKALPIKQSIIRAYGRVDPDGPRYLLGDNTGTLHLLVLTQEEERVTGLKIEHLGETSIASSISYLHNGVVYVGSRFGDSQLVKLNLLPDATGSFVEVLERYANLGPIVDFCVVDLDRQGQGQVVTCSGAFKDGSIRVIRNGIGINEQASVELQGISGLWSLKSSFSDPYDMYLVVSFISETRFMAMNIEGVLEETEIEGFDAQTQTLFCQNGISDLLIQITANSVRLVSCTSRELVDQWNAPEGFSVNVASANATQVLLAIGGGHVIYLEIRDAKLVEVKHAQLEHDVSCVDLNPVGENPQYSSLAAIGLWTDISVSIYSLPDLKLIRKENLGGETVPRSVLLCTLERVSYLLCALGDGHLFSFLLNASTGELTDRKKVSLGTQPITLRTFSSKGTAHVFASSDRLTVIYSSSKKLLYSNVNLKGVNHMCPFNTASFPDSLAIAKQSEFSIGTMGYIQNQKLRTIPLNEQPKRICHQEQSSTLAVCTSKYLDSGEQSEAHFIRLLDHQTFEFLFTHPLDQYECGCSMISCSFSDDNKFYYCVGTSYILPDEYEPAKGRILVFAVEDGRLQLIVEKETKGAVYSLNAFNGKLLAAINQKVQLYKWMTREDGLHELQSECSYHGHILALYTQTRGNFIVVGDLMKSISLLVYKHEESAMEELARDYNPNWMTAVEMIDDDIYIGAENSYNLFTVRKNSDAATDEERGRLQVVGEYHLGEFVNRFCHGSLVMHLPDSEMGQIPTVIFSTINGVIGIIASLPHDQYVFLEKLQATLVKFIKGVGSLSHEQWRSFYNGKKTLDAHNFLDGDLIESFLDLNRGKMEEVAEAMSVQVEELLQRVEELTRLHETMPRHVHKE